In a single window of the Candidatus Neomarinimicrobiota bacterium genome:
- a CDS encoding CYTH domain-containing protein: MAQEIERKFLVTATTYRELAGGIHYRQGYLNSQKERVVRIRTIDDSAFITVKGITKGATRLEYEYEISVSDANEMLNQLCEQPIIEKHRYKVALGNHVWEIDEFHGENEGLTVAEVELESEDQEYPKPDWIGEEVTGDPRYYNSNLIANPYKNW; this comes from the coding sequence ATGGCCCAGGAGATCGAACGCAAATTCTTGGTTACCGCTACAACATATCGTGAGTTGGCAGGAGGTATTCATTATCGTCAGGGTTATCTCAACAGTCAGAAAGAACGGGTTGTCCGCATCAGAACGATAGATGATAGTGCTTTCATTACGGTTAAGGGCATCACAAAGGGCGCTACCCGCCTGGAATATGAATATGAAATCTCTGTTTCAGATGCCAATGAGATGCTAAATCAGCTCTGTGAACAACCCATTATTGAAAAACATCGCTATAAAGTTGCCTTGGGTAACCATGTCTGGGAAATTGATGAATTCCACGGTGAAAATGAAGGCCTCACAGTCGCTGAGGTTGAACTGGAATCTGAAGACCAGGAATATCCCAAACCAGACTGGATCGGGGAAGAGGTTACTGGTGATCCAC
- a CDS encoding DUF559 domain-containing protein, whose protein sequence is MLKSRIEYNARKLRNNMTPAEVILWKMLKGKQLDNRKFRRQQIIGYYIIDFYCPSEHLAIELDGPIHNTTKAKQSDMKRDAYLIEHGIKVLRFKNGMVLKDPDTLLNKIRNSFDWKTKAQ, encoded by the coding sequence ATGCTCAAAAGCAGAATAGAATATAACGCCCGAAAATTGCGCAATAATATGACACCAGCAGAAGTGATCCTGTGGAAAATGCTAAAGGGGAAGCAGTTAGATAACAGAAAATTTAGACGACAACAAATTATTGGGTACTACATCATTGATTTTTACTGCCCATCAGAACACTTGGCAATTGAATTAGATGGTCCAATCCACAATACTACTAAAGCAAAACAGTCAGATATGAAACGTGATGCCTATTTAATAGAACATGGGATAAAAGTACTGCGATTCAAAAATGGTATGGTACTGAAAGACCCAGACACCCTCCTAAACAAAATCCGCAACTCATTCGACTGGAAAACAAAAGCCCAGTAA
- a CDS encoding ATP-binding protein translates to MQIRSSIHDRLVIRIGFSLAVLLLGLFFVIITAQKEAIIGKHRIVATTMIQTAIIPINDALYLSASNSADYLQSFINNFTRKYRDQIKYAIILDQSGTVLAHSDVSQDQQIYTDIYSLAALEAIDPVFHIYEDAQYGWVLEVSAPLGLVSLSHGAVRMGLDAQPMIRELRTTALLIMLLFAGILILVIVIVLQITHSVTRKLRHTVHAIDTFDFQTAEPLPLLESDDEIGLLNDRFSNLQKRLIAARSTMEKTNKSLIQTEKLAAMGRMAAGVAHEINNPLLGLKNCLHLLKIDPENSEDHMRLLKEGLDRIEVIVSRLLEGARKKTGTIREFDVNLSVRDVLNLLAHRLSKEKVITQVQLSDNLPVLSNNKSGFEEALLNIGMNAMDAIGGIGTIRITTDEQDGNISIVVEDSGIGIPDEIQSTMFEPFVTTKEVGKGTGLGLYVTREIIESMGGRISYSSSNLGGAQFRIDLPVDMHKP, encoded by the coding sequence ATGCAAATTCGATCGAGTATTCATGATCGATTGGTGATCAGGATTGGGTTTAGTCTAGCTGTTCTACTTTTGGGACTATTTTTTGTGATCATCACTGCTCAAAAGGAAGCCATCATCGGCAAACACCGTATTGTGGCTACTACAATGATTCAAACGGCCATCATTCCCATCAACGATGCGCTTTACCTATCCGCATCAAACAGTGCCGATTATCTCCAATCATTTATTAATAATTTCACCAGAAAATACCGGGATCAGATCAAATATGCCATCATCCTGGATCAATCAGGAACAGTCCTGGCTCATTCTGATGTAAGTCAGGATCAACAGATTTACACTGATATTTATAGTTTAGCCGCACTGGAAGCCATCGATCCAGTATTTCATATCTATGAGGATGCACAATACGGATGGGTCCTGGAAGTTTCGGCGCCGCTGGGACTGGTCAGTTTGTCCCATGGTGCTGTGCGCATGGGGCTGGATGCTCAACCGATGATTCGGGAATTACGGACCACCGCGTTGTTGATCATGCTCCTTTTTGCAGGCATACTAATTTTGGTTATAGTCATTGTTCTCCAGATTACCCACAGCGTTACCCGGAAATTGCGACATACCGTTCATGCCATTGATACCTTTGACTTTCAGACAGCAGAACCTCTGCCGCTGTTGGAGAGTGATGATGAAATTGGTTTGCTAAATGATCGATTCTCAAACTTGCAAAAACGTCTGATCGCGGCACGTTCAACCATGGAAAAGACCAACAAGAGTTTGATTCAGACAGAAAAGCTGGCTGCCATGGGACGGATGGCCGCAGGTGTTGCCCATGAGATCAATAATCCGCTATTAGGTCTTAAGAATTGTCTGCATTTGCTAAAGATAGATCCTGAAAATAGTGAAGATCATATGAGGCTTCTCAAAGAGGGCCTGGATAGGATCGAAGTAATTGTTTCAAGATTGCTGGAAGGAGCCCGTAAAAAAACCGGTACTATACGGGAATTTGATGTGAATCTAAGTGTCCGGGATGTTCTCAATTTACTGGCACACCGCCTTTCAAAGGAAAAGGTGATCACTCAGGTTCAGCTTAGCGATAATTTGCCTGTTCTGTCCAATAATAAATCAGGCTTTGAAGAAGCTTTGCTAAATATAGGCATGAATGCTATGGATGCCATTGGTGGCATCGGCACAATCAGGATCACAACCGATGAACAGGATGGAAATATTTCAATCGTTGTAGAAGACTCAGGGATTGGAATTCCAGATGAGATTCAGTCCACCATGTTCGAGCCATTTGTTACAACGAAGGAAGTGGGGAAGGGCACGGGTCTTGGTCTCTATGTCACCCGCGAAATTATTGAGTCCATGGGGGGTAGGATTAGCTATTCTAGCAGTAATTTAGGTGGTGCTCAATTTCGAATTGATTTACCCGTCGACATGCACAAGCCATAG
- a CDS encoding sigma-54 dependent transcriptional regulator → MLKILLIEDERINRITLQKLLEHAGYYVVAVDTGSKGMDAVNEETWDVVLTDLRLPGANGLEILDEVKRISPATQVLIMTAFATVENALSALKKGAFDYLTKPFDPDELFHHLERIKGIKDLNAENEALKASLAELKVASGLIGRSPVMEELIDKVKMVADSEHTVLIEGASGTGKEMIANAVQSLSQRKGKPFIKINCSALSESLFETEMFGHEKGAFTGAVKRSLGRFERAGSGTIFLDDIDDLSLRLQTKLLRVIQEGEIERVGGAAIIKVDVRLIAATKVDLKSLVNKGKFREDLYYRLNVIKLHVPNLNQRQSDIPLLSRHFLSKASPEKQLSPDLLTYLVNLDWPGNVRELEHLILQMSIFSHETVLDLADLPEAYRVGDVQTVNSETADASLTKRVSVFEADILSRTMESFGNNQQKVAEALGIPRTTLRSKLMKHGLLDVN, encoded by the coding sequence ATGTTAAAAATATTACTCATTGAAGATGAACGTATCAATCGAATCACACTGCAGAAGTTGCTCGAACATGCTGGCTATTACGTGGTCGCGGTGGATACTGGCAGCAAGGGCATGGACGCAGTCAATGAGGAGACCTGGGATGTTGTACTCACGGATCTACGCCTTCCTGGAGCAAATGGCCTGGAGATTCTGGATGAGGTCAAACGTATCTCACCTGCTACCCAGGTTCTGATCATGACTGCCTTTGCAACAGTTGAAAACGCCTTAAGTGCCCTGAAAAAAGGTGCTTTTGATTATTTAACCAAACCATTTGATCCTGATGAACTTTTCCACCACCTCGAACGCATCAAGGGCATCAAAGATCTGAATGCTGAGAATGAAGCCCTGAAAGCATCCCTGGCTGAGCTAAAGGTTGCATCCGGTCTGATCGGTCGATCACCTGTTATGGAAGAACTCATCGATAAGGTGAAAATGGTGGCCGATAGTGAGCATACTGTTTTGATTGAAGGTGCCAGCGGAACTGGTAAAGAAATGATCGCAAATGCTGTTCAATCCCTGAGTCAGCGCAAAGGCAAACCATTTATTAAAATTAATTGTTCTGCCTTGAGCGAAAGCCTTTTTGAAACTGAAATGTTCGGTCACGAAAAAGGAGCCTTCACAGGTGCTGTCAAACGGTCCCTGGGGCGCTTTGAACGAGCCGGGAGTGGTACCATCTTCCTGGACGATATAGATGACCTTAGCTTGCGGTTACAGACCAAACTGTTGCGGGTGATCCAGGAAGGCGAAATCGAACGAGTAGGCGGGGCTGCGATCATCAAAGTTGATGTCCGTTTGATCGCTGCCACAAAAGTAGATCTTAAGTCTCTTGTAAATAAAGGCAAATTCAGAGAAGATCTCTATTACCGCCTCAATGTGATCAAGCTCCATGTTCCGAACTTGAATCAACGTCAGTCTGATATCCCGCTGTTATCAAGACATTTTTTGAGTAAGGCCAGCCCGGAAAAACAGCTTTCACCTGATTTGTTGACCTATTTAGTTAATCTGGATTGGCCGGGCAATGTCCGTGAGCTGGAACACCTGATCCTTCAGATGTCAATATTTTCGCACGAAACGGTTCTGGATCTCGCCGATCTCCCAGAAGCCTATCGAGTGGGAGATGTTCAAACAGTGAATTCTGAGACAGCAGATGCTTCCCTAACAAAGCGTGTGTCAGTATTTGAGGCAGATATTCTCTCCAGAACCATGGAATCATTCGGCAATAATCAACAGAAAGTTGCGGAAGCACTGGGCATACCCCGCACAACCCTCCGCAGCAAACTCATGAAGCATGGCCTCCTGGATGTAAACTAG